From a single Maylandia zebra isolate NMK-2024a linkage group LG3, Mzebra_GT3a, whole genome shotgun sequence genomic region:
- the LOC143414031 gene encoding zinc finger BED domain-containing protein 4-like, with protein sequence MELNMSPKRLIQDVRTRWNSTYYMIKTLTEQKRALCAYSAEYDLPATLSAHQWGLLEKVLTALAPFEELTKEVSASSSSASDVIPIVCVLKRVLSRENEADDGIKKMKGTLLEAVNRRFRDVESEPLYTVATLLDPRYKDRYFTSVETSKQAKDALMAEVRKMEFLRTTLNSSEPAEGTSAVLEPAKKTPRVESSSQSRLESVFDEILKENTQDPVPQLATTSARIEVQTYLSEPTIQCSDNPLLYWQANKLRFPTLVSTAAKFLCAPTTSIESERLFSTASIIIDERRSRLTAEKVEMLIFLKKNLTLMLK encoded by the exons ATGGAGCTGAACATGTCACCCAAACGTCTGATACAAGATGTGCGAACAAGATGGAATAGCACATATTATATGATCAAGACCCTCACAGAACAGAAGCGAGCCTTGTGTGCATATTCTGCAGAGTATGATCTGCCTGCCACACTTAGTGCACATCAGTGGGGGTTACTGGAAAAGGTCCTGACAGCTCTAGCTCCCTTTGAGGAGTTAACAAAGGAGGTAAGCGCATCATCCTCATCTGCATCTGATGTCATCCCTATTGTCTGCGTCCTTAAGCGCGTGCTCTCCCGAGAAAACGAGGCCGACGATggaataaagaaaatgaaaggcACTCTTCTCGAAGCAGTTAACAGACGCTTCAGAGATGTGGAATCCGAGCCACTATACACAGTTGCAACACTGCTGGATCCAAGATATAAAGACAG gtacTTCACGAGTGTAGAAACCTCAAAACAAGCTAAGGATGCTTTGATGGCAGAGGTGAGGAAGATGGAGTTTTTGAGAACTACATTAAACTCCTCAGAGCCAGCAGAGGGGACATCAGCAGTCTTGGAGCCAGCAAAGAAGACTCCACGGGTGGAATCTTCCAGCCAAAGCAGACTTGAAAGTGTTTTTGATGAAATCCTGAAGGAAAACACTCAAGATCCTGTTCCTCAGTTAGCCACGACAAGTGCACGTATTGAAGTGCAAACTTACCTTAGTGAGCCAACCATTCAATGCTCAGATAATCCACTGCTGTACTGGCAAGCCAACAAACTTAGATTTCCCACTCTGGTTTCTACAGCAGCTAAATTTCTCTGTGCACCTACCACAAGTATTGAGAGTGAGAGACTCTTCAGTACAGCCTCCATTATCATTGATGAAAGGAGAAGCAGGCTGACAGCTGAGAAGGTTGAAATGTTGATCTTTCTGAAGAAGAACCTAACTCTCatgttaaagtga